TAAATATTGTATCAAGTCATTAGTGCCAATGGAAATAAAATCGAGTTCGCCTATCATGCCGTCCAACGCAATGGCGGCGGCGGGAACTTCAATCATAGCACCCAAAGCAATTTTGTTAATAGGCTTTTTGCCTTGTTGTTCAAACTCGGCCAGGACTTGATTGAAAGCTTTGCGTACATGGCGTACTTCTTCCACGGAAGAAACCATGGGAATCATAATGCGCACTTGGGCCGGTACGGCACAAGCGGTGCGTACAATGGCACGCAACTGCGTAAACAAAAGTTCCGGGTTTTTTAAGAATAAGCGAATCCCGCGGCAACCCATAAAGGGGTTGTCGTCTTGGTCAAATTCGTCTAACGGAAAATCGGGCATTTTATCGGCGCCGAGGTCTGCCAAACGGATTGTGGCCGGGCGCATATCAAAACGCTTAAAGACGGATAAATAAATTTGGTATTGTTCTTCCTCGGTTGGCGGAACAGGCGTGTTCATGAACAAAAACTCGGTACGCAAAAGGCCCAACCCGTCCGTAATTAAGCGTTTATTTTCTTTATTATCGGTACGGGGATCGTAATTGACATAGAGTTTTACTCTCCGCCCGTCCTGTGTAACTACGGGCAAGTGGTTGATTGTTTTTAAGAGAGATTCCGTCTTTTTGATTTCGCGCTGAATTTTTCGGTAATTAGCCAGGGTGTAACGGTCGGGATTGATGACCAGTAGCCCGTTTTCCCCGTCAATAATCAGGGTGTCTCCGGCGCGGACTTCTTTGGAAGCGGTAGAAAGCCCCACCACGGCAGGCAAATTTAAACTTTGCGCCAAAAGAGCCGTGTGGCTTGTTTTCCCGCCGACATCGGTGCAGAAACCGATTACTTGGTTTTCTTGCAGGTTAATCGTGTCGGAAGGGTAGAGGTTATGGGCTACAAGTAAGGAATTTTTTTGAATAGAGGCCAAAAATTCCCGCTTGCCTCCGTCTAAATTATTTACCAAACGCTTGCCGACGTCAAAAATATCGTTTCGGCGTTCTTTGAAAAAGGGGTCTTTGATTTTATCAAATCCGGCGGCCAGTTCCTGCAGGGTAATAAATAAGGCCGCTTGGGCGGAAAGATATTCCCCTTGTATTTTTTTGCATACGCTTTCGCGAAGGGCAGGGTCTTGCAGGATAAGTTTATGGGTGGACATTAAGTTGGCATATTCGGCCCCTAATTCGGTGAGGACT
The DNA window shown above is from Elusimicrobium sp. and carries:
- the ptsP gene encoding phosphoenolpyruvate--protein phosphotransferase — encoded protein: MLVLKGIAASPGVAIGPAVLMPGEKFALTRQYVDAAQIPAEIEKLNSAMQKTLEELDECEQKVLTELGAEYANLMSTHKLILQDPALRESVCKKIQGEYLSAQAALFITLQELAAGFDKIKDPFFKERRNDIFDVGKRLVNNLDGGKREFLASIQKNSLLVAHNLYPSDTINLQENQVIGFCTDVGGKTSHTALLAQSLNLPAVVGLSTASKEVRAGDTLIIDGENGLLVINPDRYTLANYRKIQREIKKTESLLKTINHLPVVTQDGRRVKLYVNYDPRTDNKENKRLITDGLGLLRTEFLFMNTPVPPTEEEQYQIYLSVFKRFDMRPATIRLADLGADKMPDFPLDEFDQDDNPFMGCRGIRLFLKNPELLFTQLRAIVRTACAVPAQVRIMIPMVSSVEEVRHVRKAFNQVLAEFEQQGKKPINKIALGAMIEVPAAAIALDGMIGELDFISIGTNDLIQYLIAVDRVNQEVAHMYDSCHPAVGRTLSHIIQTAHNRGKEVSICGELASDTRMLALLLGLGVDALSVTPRMYLRVKNVIRNSNFEQCSDLAQAALLMGSSEEIRNLIEQNDKHEDS